A DNA window from Drosophila pseudoobscura strain MV-25-SWS-2005 chromosome 2, UCI_Dpse_MV25, whole genome shotgun sequence contains the following coding sequences:
- the LOC26533820 gene encoding saccharopine dehydrogenase-like oxidoreductase: MAAKKLDAIIFGATGFTGKYTVLEAVSVLKGLNWGIAGRSQEKLQSVLKEMSAKSKTDLSQTPIIIADVNNEASLIEMAKRCRIVVNTAGPYRFFGENVVKACIEAGAHHVDVSGEPQYMETMQLKYNDRARERGVYVISACGFDSIPADMGVVFIEKNFDGVINSVENFVHLGVKGGTKGLGGAALNTGTWESAIHAIANRSESIAIRRKLFPDRLPKFHPALKSRAPLSIAEDVGKVILPFPETDRSVVMRSQRYLYETEKKRPIQMQAYMTYPSRLVAGVVVFFASIIGIMAQFSFGRQLLLKYPSFFSGGMASRDGPSEARMERSFFSMTMKASGWPKSQKLAESTDQYTSPPSKTLTVKITGPNPGYGSTCVALLSTAKTILNESDKMPSTGGVLPPGAAFSKTSLISELEKHEHGIKYEIVANK, encoded by the coding sequence ATGGCAGCTAAAAAATTAGATGCCATCATTTTTGGTGCCACCGGATTCACCGGCAAATACACGGTCCTGGAGGCTGTGTCCGTTCTGAAGGGACTGAACTGGGGTATCGCCGGGCGTAGCCAGGAAAAACTGCAGTCCGTACTTAAGGAAATGAGTGCAAAGTCCAAAACAGATCTGTCGCAAACACCCATCATCATCGCCGATGTGAACAATGAGGCATCACTTATTGAAATGGCTAAGCGTTGCCGCATTGTCGTGAACACTGCTGGCCCATACCGATTTTTCGGTGAAAATGTGGTCAAAGCCTGCATCGAGGCAGGCGCACATCACGTTGACGTTAGCGGGGAGCCTCAATATATGGAAACCATGCAGCTGAAGTACAACGATCGGGCCAGGGAGCGTGGAGTATACGTAATCAGTGCCTGTGGATTTGACTCCATTCCCGCCGACATGGGAGTCGTCTTTATAGAGAAGAACTTTGACGGAGTAATTAACTCGGTGGAGAATTTCGTCCATTTAGGAGTCAAGGGCGGTACAAAAGGCCTGGGCGGCGCTGCTCTTAACACTGGCACATGGGAGAGTGCCATTCACGCCATCGCGAACAGGAGTGAGTCAATCGCGATACGCAGAAAGCTTTTCCCCGATCGTCTGCCCAAATTTCATCCTGCGCTGAAGTCACGTGCTCCACTTTCCATTGCTGAGGATGTGGGTAAAGTAATCCTGCCCTTCCCGGAGACGGATCGATCTGTGGTGATGCGATCACAGCGCTACCTGTACGAGACTGAGAAGAAACGTCCTATCCAGATGCAAGCCTATATGACGTATCCCTCGCGGTTAGTTGCTGGCGTGGTTGTCTTCTTTGCTTCTATTATCGGAATTATGGCCCAGTTTTCCTTTGGACGTCAGCTCCTGCTCAAGTATCCCAGCTTCTTTTCCGGCGGTATGGCGTCTCGGGACGGTCCGAGCGAAGCGCGCATGGAGCGTTCGTTCTTCAGCATGACAATGAAAGCCTCCGGATGGCCCAAATCCCAGAAGCTAGCCGAAAGTACAGACCAATACACCTCACCACCATCCAAGACGTTAACAGTAAAAATAACGGGTCCTAATCCTGGCTACGGTTCCACCTGTGTGGCCCTGTTGTCTACGGCAAAGACCATCTTGAACGAGAGCGATAAGATGCCCAGCACAGGAGGAGTTCTGCCCCCGGGAGCCGCCTTTTCCAAGACCAGCCTCATCAGCGAGTTGGAGAAGCACGAACATGGTATTAAGTACGAGATTGTAGCCAACAAGTAA
- the DNAlig3 gene encoding DNA ligase 3 isoform X2, whose translation MGSKRTENEDNRLDTFRRVCDEIAAESSYLKKVDKLQNFFEKGTSGSGFEGDTLLWVQFLIPVANQRVYNLQNKALIKLFSRIFNANQQQMHLDLEQDGDVSETLRKHFADSSKLKPQKQSKLYLHEVEKLLTQLEERTKEDEQTELLQELCKKATDLDLRTFIRLVKQDLRINARARHILDAFGPDAYPAYQSSRDLSAIVEQFSGKGNKTSTLGEVKKTKKVGLSGGGIQVMTPISPMLANACKSVEEAFKKSPSGLYGEVKYDGERVQIHKQGTEFKFFSRNLKPVMDHKIKALKDHIPRAFPGAGDMILDSEIILVDTESGAMLPFGTLGAHKKQTFANASVCLFVFDCILYDGEDLTQLEFHKRRKILEENINPLKSYVQLSESQFLKTKNELAMMTAKVLHANLEGVVLKSPNGIYQPGKRNWLKVKKDYLFEGKMADTADLVVLGAWYGSGKKGGVLSIFLMGCYDARDRLWKTVTKVHSGLDDATNEEIHGSLMKLTERADANKTPNWLLCKKSLVPDVLAKDPASMPVWEITGAEFTKSEAHTAAGISIRFPRITRLRSDKTAKEANDLAHLENLYDASKKNVNVDLLLANCDEDALNGKPNPEKTPQKVTPAINTRSNSNKKLKRSPIESDDDDKAGPPPTPSKGKIPKKETSPSQKGLKDYFKPSKSEIKTEVKLEEKVTESISVESQLFAGLVAQFDLDQDLVKFRDEFVRHGGSLTTDTKKADLVFYDADRAVDLEKLRSLYRRSCRHLNVRWLHSSIENQSRQPYPLYAVLLKC comes from the exons ATGGGCAGCAAGCGGACGGAGAATGAGGACAATAGATTGGACACATTTCGACGCGTTTGTGATGAAATAGCTGCGGAGTCAAGCTACCTTAAGAAGGTTGACAAACTACAGAATTTCTTTGAAAAGGGGACCAGTGGCTCTGGCTTCGAGGGCGACACATTGCTGTGGGTGCAGTTCCTGATACCAGTAGCCAACCAGCGCGTCTACAATTTGCAGAACAAGGCGCTGATAAAACTATTCTCACGCATTTTCAATGCCAACCAGCAGCAAATGCACCTTGATCTGGAGCAGG ATGGAGACGTGTCTGAGACTCTACGCAAGCATTTTGCCGACTCAAGCAAACTCAAGCCGCAGAAGCAGAGTAAACTATACTTGCATGAAGTGGAGAAGCTGCTCACACAGCTGGAGGAGCGCACCAAAGAGGATGAACAAACGGAACTGTTGCAGGAGCTGTGCAAGAAGGCAACCGATTTGGATTTACGCACCTTCATCAGACTGGTCAAACAGGATCTACGTATAAATGCACGGGCCAGACATATTCTGGATGCCTTTGGCCCTGACGCCTATCCCGCCTATCAATCTTCTCGCGACCTATCAGCCATCGTGGAACAGTTTTCTGGCAAAGGAAACAAAACCTCGACCCTAGGAGAAGTTAAGAAGACAAAGAAAGTGGGATTGAGCGGCGGTGGGATTCAAGTAATGACCCCCATATCGCCAATGCTGGCTAATGCCTGCAAGTCTGTGGAGGAGGCATTCAAAAAGAGCCCCAGCGGGCTGTACGGTGAAGTCAAATACGATGGCGAGCGCGTACAAATCCACAAGCAAGGCACCGAATTCAAGTTCTTTAGTCGTAATCTGAAGCCTGTGATGGATCACAAAATCAAAGCTTTAAAGGACCATATACCACGAGCCTTCCCAGGCGCCGGCGATATGATTCTAGACTCTGAGATAATACTGGTGGACACAGAGTCGGGGGCCATGCTACCGTTTGGCACTTTGGGTGCGCATAAAAAACAGACATTTGCCAACGCTTCggtttgtctgtttgtctttGATTGCATACTCTACGATGGTGAGGATCTGACACAGCT tgAATTCCATAAACGTCGCAAGATACTCGAGGAAAACATCAATCCCTTGAAATCTTATGTGCAGCTGTCCGAATCTCAGTTTCTGAAGACAAAGAACGAGCTGGCAATGATGACGGCCAAGGTTTTGCATGCCAATCTGGAGGGTGTCGTACTGAAGAGTCCTAATGGCATTTACCAGCCCGGCAAGCGCAACTGGCTAAAGGTCAAAAAGGATTACCTTTTCGAAGGTAAAATGGCAGACACAGCGGATCTAGTTGTGCTGGGTGCGTGGTATGGCTCTGGGAAAAAGGGAGGTGTGCTCAGCATCTTTTTGATGGGGTGCTACGATGCGCGCGATCGTCTGTGGAAAACTGTGACCAAAGTCCACTCTGGCCTGGACGATGCCACCAACGAGGAGATACATGGCTCGCTGATGAAGCTAACAGAGCGAGCTGATGCCAATAAAACCCCCAATTGGCTGCTGTGCAAAAAGTCTCTGGTGCCAGATGTCCTGGCCAAGGATCCAGCAAGCATGCCTGTGTGGGAGATCACTGGGGCTGAGTTCACCAAGTCCGAGGCACACACAGCGGCAGGCATCTCGATACGCTTTCCAAGGATAACACGTCTGCGCAGCGATAAAACAGCGAAAGAGGCCAATGATTTGGCTCATTTGGAAAACTTGTACGATGCCTCCAAGAAGAATGTTAACGTGGATCTGCTGTTAGCCAATTGCGATGAGGATGCGCTCAATGGTAAACCGAATCCAGAAAAGACGCCCCAAAAAGTAACGCCAGCCATCAATACCCGGTCAAACAGTAATAAAAAACTGAAGAGATCGCCCATTGAATCGGATGATGACGATAAAGCAGGTCCGCCACCAACGCCGAGCAAAGGCAAAATACCAAAGAAAGAAACTTCCCCTTCTCAAAAGGGCCTTAAAGATTATTTCAAGCCCAGCAAATCGGAAATAAAAACTGAAGTAAAGCTGGAGGAAAAAGTAACCGAGTCCATAAGCGTGGAGAGTCAGTTATTTGCGGGTCTTGTGGCTCAATTTGATTTAGATCAAGACCTTGTGAAATTTAGAGATGAATTTGTCAGACACGGAGGTTCTCTTACTACGGATACAAAAAAGGCAGACCTGGTTTTTTACGATGCAGACAGAGCAGTGGATTTGGAAAAGCTGAG GTCTCTTTACCGCCGCAGCTGTCGTCATCTGAACGTTCGCTGGCTCCATTCATCCATTGAGAACCAGAGTCGACAACCTTATCCGCTCTATGCTGTATTGCTTAAATGCTGA
- the LOC4800823 gene encoding probable cytochrome P450 9f2 produces the protein MLLEFVALLGIAFALFYRWATANNEFFKEKGIPFAKPKLYFGNMAQMFLRQKAMFDIVCDLYNKGGSNKVYGIFEQRQPLMMIRDPDLLRQITIKDFDHFINHRNLFGTGTDDDPHDMSNLFGSSLFSMRDARWKDMRSTLSPAFTGLKMRQMFQLMNQVAKEAVDCLKPDQQGSVQGTELDMKDYCTRFTNDVIASTAFGLQVNSFKERDNDFYSMGKKLTTFGFLQNLKFMLFFTLKSLNKYIKVDLFDKKSTEYFVRLVLDAMKYRQEHNIIRPDMINMLMEARGLFQTEKTKTTVIREWSDRDIVAQCFVFFFAGFETSAVLMCFTAQELMENEDVQQKLYEEVQQVDIDLDGKELSYEAIMGMKYLDQVVSEVLRKWPAAIAIDRECNKDITYELDGQTIEIKKGDYIWLPTCGFHRDPKYFENPNKFDPERFSEENKANIQPFTYYPFGLGQRNCIGSRFALLEAKAVIYYLLKDYRFAPAKKSCIPMELASNGFQLTPKSGFWVKFVPRN, from the exons ATGTTATTGGAATTTGTGGCCCTGCTGGGGATTGCCTTTGCGTTGTTTTATCGCTGGGCAACGGCAAACAATGAGTTCTTCAAGGAGAAGGGTATTCCCTTTGCCAAGCCTAAGCTCTATTTTGGCAACATGGCCCAAATGTTTCTGCGACAAAAGGCTATGTTTGATATCGTCTGCGATTTGTACAACAAAGGCGGCAGTAACAA AGTTTATGGTATCTTCGAGCAGCGCCAACCACTGATGATGATCCGCGACCCAGATCTTTTAAGACAGATAACCATTAAGGACTTCGATCATTTCATAAATCATCGCAACCTTTTCGGCACCGGCACTGACGATGATCCACATGATATGAGCAATCTTTTCGGCAGCTCGCTCTTCTCCATGCGTGATGCACGTTGGAAGGACATGCGGAGCACTCTCAGTCCCGCCTTCACGGGCTTGAAAATGCGTCAAATGTTTCAGCTTATGAATCAGGTGGCGAAGGAGGCCGTTGATTGTCTGAAGCCCGATCAGCAAGGATCCGTTCAGGGAACGGAGCTGGACATGAAGGATTACTGCACACGCTTCACCAACGACGTGATTGCCTCCACGGCCTTTGGCCTGCAGGTTAATTCGTTCAAGGAGCGCGATAACGACTTCTATTCGATGGGCAAGAAATTAACCACATTCGGTTTTCTGCAGAACCTAAAGTTTATGTTATTCTTTACACTAAAGTCGCTCAATAAG TATATCAAGGTCGATCTCTTTGACAAGAAGAGCACTGAGTATTTTGTGCGCTTGGTTCTTGATGCAATGAAATACCGTCAGGAGCACAACATCATCCGTCCAGACATGATCAACATGCTAATGGAAGCCCGCGGCCTGTTCCAGACTGAGAAGACCAAGACGACAGTGATCCGTGAATGGAGCGACCGCGATATTGTGGCTCAGtgctttgtgtttttcttCGCCGGCTTTGAGACGTCCGCGGTTCTTATGTGCTTCACGGCTCAAGAGCTGATGGAGAACGAAGATGTCCAGCAGAAGCTCTACGAGGAGGTGCAGCAGGTGGACATCGACTTGGATGGCAAAGAACTGAGTTACGAGGCCATCATGGGCATGAAGTATCTAGATCAGGTTGTCTCGGAGGTATTGCGCAAGTGGCCggcagccatagccatagatCGAGAGTGCAACAAGGATATTACGTATGAGTTAGATGGCCAAACCATAGAAATCAAAAAGGGTGACTATATCTGGCTGCCCACATGCGGCTTCCATCGTGACCCCAAATACTTTGAGAACCCCAACAAATTCGATCCAGAGCGTTTCAGCGAAGAGAACAAGGCCAACATTCAACCCTTCACATACTATCCGTTTGGCCTCGGTCAACGCAACTGCATTG GTTCCCGCTTTGCACTCCTTGAGGCCAAGGCTGTCATCTACTATCTGTTGAAGGACTACCGGTTCGCTCCTGCCAAGAAATCCTGCATTCCCATGGAGCTAGCCAGCAACGGGTTTCAGTTGACGCCCAAATCAGGATTTTGGGTTAAGTTTGTTCCGCGCAATTAA
- the DNAlig3 gene encoding DNA ligase 3 isoform X1, with protein sequence MLGVAKSKSHIRFLTRLGSSVMGSKRTENEDNRLDTFRRVCDEIAAESSYLKKVDKLQNFFEKGTSGSGFEGDTLLWVQFLIPVANQRVYNLQNKALIKLFSRIFNANQQQMHLDLEQDGDVSETLRKHFADSSKLKPQKQSKLYLHEVEKLLTQLEERTKEDEQTELLQELCKKATDLDLRTFIRLVKQDLRINARARHILDAFGPDAYPAYQSSRDLSAIVEQFSGKGNKTSTLGEVKKTKKVGLSGGGIQVMTPISPMLANACKSVEEAFKKSPSGLYGEVKYDGERVQIHKQGTEFKFFSRNLKPVMDHKIKALKDHIPRAFPGAGDMILDSEIILVDTESGAMLPFGTLGAHKKQTFANASVCLFVFDCILYDGEDLTQLEFHKRRKILEENINPLKSYVQLSESQFLKTKNELAMMTAKVLHANLEGVVLKSPNGIYQPGKRNWLKVKKDYLFEGKMADTADLVVLGAWYGSGKKGGVLSIFLMGCYDARDRLWKTVTKVHSGLDDATNEEIHGSLMKLTERADANKTPNWLLCKKSLVPDVLAKDPASMPVWEITGAEFTKSEAHTAAGISIRFPRITRLRSDKTAKEANDLAHLENLYDASKKNVNVDLLLANCDEDALNGKPNPEKTPQKVTPAINTRSNSNKKLKRSPIESDDDDKAGPPPTPSKGKIPKKETSPSQKGLKDYFKPSKSEIKTEVKLEEKVTESISVESQLFAGLVAQFDLDQDLVKFRDEFVRHGGSLTTDTKKADLVFYDADRAVDLEKLRSLYRRSCRHLNVRWLHSSIENQSRQPYPLYAVLLKC encoded by the exons atgttagGTGTTGCGAAATCGAAGAGTCATATTCGGTTTTTAACTCGACTTGGTAGCAGCGTCATGGGCAGCAAGCGGACGGAGAATGAGGACAATAGATTGGACACATTTCGACGCGTTTGTGATGAAATAGCTGCGGAGTCAAGCTACCTTAAGAAGGTTGACAAACTACAGAATTTCTTTGAAAAGGGGACCAGTGGCTCTGGCTTCGAGGGCGACACATTGCTGTGGGTGCAGTTCCTGATACCAGTAGCCAACCAGCGCGTCTACAATTTGCAGAACAAGGCGCTGATAAAACTATTCTCACGCATTTTCAATGCCAACCAGCAGCAAATGCACCTTGATCTGGAGCAGG ATGGAGACGTGTCTGAGACTCTACGCAAGCATTTTGCCGACTCAAGCAAACTCAAGCCGCAGAAGCAGAGTAAACTATACTTGCATGAAGTGGAGAAGCTGCTCACACAGCTGGAGGAGCGCACCAAAGAGGATGAACAAACGGAACTGTTGCAGGAGCTGTGCAAGAAGGCAACCGATTTGGATTTACGCACCTTCATCAGACTGGTCAAACAGGATCTACGTATAAATGCACGGGCCAGACATATTCTGGATGCCTTTGGCCCTGACGCCTATCCCGCCTATCAATCTTCTCGCGACCTATCAGCCATCGTGGAACAGTTTTCTGGCAAAGGAAACAAAACCTCGACCCTAGGAGAAGTTAAGAAGACAAAGAAAGTGGGATTGAGCGGCGGTGGGATTCAAGTAATGACCCCCATATCGCCAATGCTGGCTAATGCCTGCAAGTCTGTGGAGGAGGCATTCAAAAAGAGCCCCAGCGGGCTGTACGGTGAAGTCAAATACGATGGCGAGCGCGTACAAATCCACAAGCAAGGCACCGAATTCAAGTTCTTTAGTCGTAATCTGAAGCCTGTGATGGATCACAAAATCAAAGCTTTAAAGGACCATATACCACGAGCCTTCCCAGGCGCCGGCGATATGATTCTAGACTCTGAGATAATACTGGTGGACACAGAGTCGGGGGCCATGCTACCGTTTGGCACTTTGGGTGCGCATAAAAAACAGACATTTGCCAACGCTTCggtttgtctgtttgtctttGATTGCATACTCTACGATGGTGAGGATCTGACACAGCT tgAATTCCATAAACGTCGCAAGATACTCGAGGAAAACATCAATCCCTTGAAATCTTATGTGCAGCTGTCCGAATCTCAGTTTCTGAAGACAAAGAACGAGCTGGCAATGATGACGGCCAAGGTTTTGCATGCCAATCTGGAGGGTGTCGTACTGAAGAGTCCTAATGGCATTTACCAGCCCGGCAAGCGCAACTGGCTAAAGGTCAAAAAGGATTACCTTTTCGAAGGTAAAATGGCAGACACAGCGGATCTAGTTGTGCTGGGTGCGTGGTATGGCTCTGGGAAAAAGGGAGGTGTGCTCAGCATCTTTTTGATGGGGTGCTACGATGCGCGCGATCGTCTGTGGAAAACTGTGACCAAAGTCCACTCTGGCCTGGACGATGCCACCAACGAGGAGATACATGGCTCGCTGATGAAGCTAACAGAGCGAGCTGATGCCAATAAAACCCCCAATTGGCTGCTGTGCAAAAAGTCTCTGGTGCCAGATGTCCTGGCCAAGGATCCAGCAAGCATGCCTGTGTGGGAGATCACTGGGGCTGAGTTCACCAAGTCCGAGGCACACACAGCGGCAGGCATCTCGATACGCTTTCCAAGGATAACACGTCTGCGCAGCGATAAAACAGCGAAAGAGGCCAATGATTTGGCTCATTTGGAAAACTTGTACGATGCCTCCAAGAAGAATGTTAACGTGGATCTGCTGTTAGCCAATTGCGATGAGGATGCGCTCAATGGTAAACCGAATCCAGAAAAGACGCCCCAAAAAGTAACGCCAGCCATCAATACCCGGTCAAACAGTAATAAAAAACTGAAGAGATCGCCCATTGAATCGGATGATGACGATAAAGCAGGTCCGCCACCAACGCCGAGCAAAGGCAAAATACCAAAGAAAGAAACTTCCCCTTCTCAAAAGGGCCTTAAAGATTATTTCAAGCCCAGCAAATCGGAAATAAAAACTGAAGTAAAGCTGGAGGAAAAAGTAACCGAGTCCATAAGCGTGGAGAGTCAGTTATTTGCGGGTCTTGTGGCTCAATTTGATTTAGATCAAGACCTTGTGAAATTTAGAGATGAATTTGTCAGACACGGAGGTTCTCTTACTACGGATACAAAAAAGGCAGACCTGGTTTTTTACGATGCAGACAGAGCAGTGGATTTGGAAAAGCTGAG GTCTCTTTACCGCCGCAGCTGTCGTCATCTGAACGTTCGCTGGCTCCATTCATCCATTGAGAACCAGAGTCGACAACCTTATCCGCTCTATGCTGTATTGCTTAAATGCTGA
- the LOC6896923 gene encoding fatty acyl-CoA reductase wat: MSEIQKFYKDKTMLLTGGSGFLGKVTIEKLLRITEVKRIYVLIRAKNGQEIKDRLVAWESDPVFEILLKTQPKAMQRVAPIQGDCQEPDLGLGAEDRKLLIEEVQLVLHGAATVRFTEPLHIALAINTRAARLMLQLAKQMQRLEAFVHISTAYSNCVVEKIEEKFYPEHLNCSANQVLELNEWLESELIDNMAPALMGKYPNTYTYTKALAEQVIQREAGDIPLCVYRPGVIIASYKEPMAGWIDNLYGPIAVLYGVAFGVLRITRLNVKAQAGIVPVDYASSMALATVWQTAIDAKPPGDPVIYNFTPSEENLITWGGFRDRAQNLVNNYPLTKMMWCPFLHCTTTPWLFRLVAYFYHLVPGYAIDVVLRLRGKKPRMIKLYDKIHKNINVLAPFVDTTWKFDTSNTQRLWKRMSSLDQNLFDFNMRGLNWDDYFRQALYGIRIYLGKEQPTSIVRGKKILFRFLVLHRILQLTLCSGAAALLWSLLKVVSSF; this comes from the exons ATGTCGGAAATACAAAAGTTTTATAAAGACAAGACCATGTTGCTAACAGGTGGCAGTGGATTCTTAGGAAAAG TGACCATTGAGAAGCTACTCCGCATAACAGAGGTGAAGCGCATCTATGTGCTGATCAGGGCCAAGAATGGCCAGGAGATAAAGGACCGTCTCGTTGCCTGGGAGAGCGATCCA GTGTTCGAAATACTACTGAAAACGCAACCCAAGGCTATGCAGCGAGTGGCGCCCATACAGGGTGACTGCCAGGAGCCAGATCTGGGCCTTGGGGCTGAAGACAGGAAGCTGCTGATTGAGGAGGTGCAGCTGGTCTTGCACGGCGCTGCCACAGTACGCTTCACTGAGCCCCTGCACATAGCACTGGCCATCAATACGCGGGCCGCCCGCCTCATGCTGCAGCTGGCAAAGCAAATGCAGCGCCTCGAGGCTTTTGTCCACATATCGACGGCCTACTCGAACTGCGTGGTGGAGAAAATCGAGGAGAAGTTCTATCCGGAGCACTTGAACTGCTCGGCCAACCAGGTCCTGGAGCTCAACGAGTGGCTGGAAAGTGAACTGATAGACAACATGGCGCCCGCCCTGATGGGCAAGTATCCCAACACCTACACATACACCAAGGCTCTGGCGGAGCAGGTGATCCAACGGGAGGCGGGGGACATTCCGTTGTGCGTCTATCGGCCTGGCGTTA TCATTGCCAGCTATAAGGAGCCGATGGCGGGTTGGATCGACAACCTGTACGGCCCCATTGCCGTGCTCTATGGAGTTGCCTTTGGGGTCTTGCGGATCACTCGTCTCAATGTGAAGGCGCAGGCTGGAATTGTGCCAGTCGACTATGCTTCCTCCATGGCGTTGGCCACTGTCTGGCAGACGGCGATAGACGCCAAGCCGCCAGGGGATCCGGTCATTTACAACTTTACACCCAGCGAAGAGAACCTGATCACCTGGGGCGGCTTCCGGGATAGGGCACAGAATCTGGTGAACAACTATCCACTGACCAAGATGATGTGGTGTCCGTTTCTGCACTGCACCACCACCCCGTGGCTGTTTCGGCTGGTGGCCTACTTCTATCATCTGGTGCCTGGGTATGCCATCGATGTGGTGCTCCGACTACGTGGCAAGAAGCCTCGCATGATCAAGCTCTACGATAAGATACACAAGAACATCAATGTCCTTGCTCCGTTTGTGGACACCACGTGGAAGTTCGACACGTCGAATACTCAGCGTCTGTGGAAGCGAATGTCGTCTTTGGATCAGAATTTATTCGACTTCAATATGCGGGGTCTAAACTGGGACGATTACTTTAGGCAGGCATTGTACGGCATTCGGATCTACTTGGGCAAGGAACAGCCCACCTCCATAGTGCGAGGCAAGAAGATTCTCTTTCG CTTTCTAGTTTTGCACCGGATTTTGCAGTTGACTCTGTGCAGCGGCGCTGCGGCTCTCTTGTGGTCTCTACTGAAGGTCGTATCTAGCTTCTAG
- the LOC26533777 gene encoding fatty acyl-CoA reductase wat-like, producing the protein METEVQRFYRDKTIFVTGGTGFLGKVIIEKILRATDPKKIYFLVRSKKNEDVRTRVTKWLSQPIFESLLKIKPTVLQRMTPIVGDCLEPDLGISEADRKMLAKEVQIVIHGAATVRFNEDMHMALAINTRATRLMLQLAKEMHSLEAFVQISTAYSNCVIDSINEEFYPQHLTCSADTVLRLRETLSAELLDNMTPALLGKYPNTYTYTKALAEQVIQEEAGDLPVCIFRPAIIYANYKEPSSGWIDNPYGLVALIYGITYGVLHILLCNIKAQAVLVPGDYCANLAVASAWETAKKAKTKSALTAIKPKPTIYNFAPCRTNTIDWNDFRNKGMFYGKQVPIRQMIWYPFVHSTTCPWLFRICSIFYHYIPGYFFDLILRLSGKKPRLVKAYRKAHANVEALYFFNRKTFWFNRDNTEALWDHMSPEDRKGFNFDMKSLDWDDYFKTIWGGMRLYIFKEPATAASLAEGIRVLFRYRVLHSIGQVLLGSGAAYVLWLLFAIWQ; encoded by the exons ATGGAAACAGAAGTGCAGCGTTTTTATAGGGACAAGACGATATTCGTAACTGGCGGCACTGGATTTTTGGGCAAAG TGATTATTGAAAAAATCCTACGAGCGACAGatccaaagaaaatatatttcctgGTCAGGTCTAAGAAAAACGAGGATGTGCGCACTCGCGTTACCAAATGGCTCAGCCAGCCA ATTTTCGAATCACTGCTGAAGATTAAGCCAACGGTCTTGCAGCGGATGACACCCATAGTGGGAGATTGCCTGGAGCCGGATCTAGGTATCAGTGAGGCGGATCGAAAGATGCTGGCTAAAGAAGTGCAGATTGTCATTCACGGAGCAGCCACTGTCCGCTTCAATGAGGACATGCATATGGCGCTGGCCATCAACACGCGGGCCACGCGCCTCATGCTGCAGCTGGCCAAGGAAATGCACAGCTTGGAGGCCTTCGTGCAGATCTCCACAGCCTACTCCAACTGCGTGATAGACAGCATTAACGAGGAGTTCTATCCGCAGCATTTAACCTGTTCCGCCGATACGGTGCTGCGCCTGAGGGAGACTCTGAGCGCCGAGCTGTTGGACAACATGACGCCTGCCTTGCTGGGAAAGTACCCCAATACCTACACCTACACGAAGGCCCTGGCGGAGCAGGTGATCCAAGAGGAGGCGGGTGACCTACCGGTGTGCATCTTTCGGCCAGCCATTA TATATGCCAACTACAAGGAGCCTTCTTCCGGTTGGATTGACAATCCATACGGACTCGTGGCCCTAATATACGGCATTACCTACGGTGTCCTCCACATATTGCTTTGTAATATAAAGGCTCAAGCGGTTTTGGTGCCCGGCGATTACTGTGCTAACCTGGCCGTGGCCAGCGCCTGGGAAACGGcaaagaaagcaaaaaccaaatctGCACTTACAGCTATTAAGCCAAAGCCCACCATTTATAATTTTGCACCTTGCAGGACAAATACGATAGACTGGAATGATTTCAGAAACAAGGGCATGTTTTACGGTAAGCAGGTTCCGATCCGACAGATGATTTGGTACCCGTTTGTACATTCCACCACATGCCCTTGGCTGTTTAGGATTTGCAGCATCTTCTACCACTATATTCCCGGCTATTTCTTCGATCTCATCCTGCGGCTGAGTGGCAAGAAACCGCGTCTGGTCAAAGCCTATCGCAAAGCCCACGCAAACGTGGAGGCACTATACTTCTTCAATAGGAAAACATTTTGGTTCAACAGGGATAATACTGAAGCGCTGTGGGACCACATGTCACCGGAAGATCGAAAGGGGTTCAACTTTGACATGAAATCCCTCGACTGGGACGACTATTTCAAGACCATTTGGGGAGGTATGCGACTATATATATTCAAGGAACCAGCTACGGCAGCCTCCTTGGCGGAGGGAATCCGGGTTCTATTTCG CTACCGTGTACTACATTCGATAGGTCAAGTTCTGCTTGGCTCTGGTGCAGCATATGTGCTGTGGCTCCTGTTCGCGATCTGGCAATAA